In a single window of the Deinococcus aerolatus genome:
- a CDS encoding roadblock/LC7 domain-containing protein produces the protein MLAHLTQLVKDVDGAWAAAIGGLDGLLIEGHATTDTDLNLLIAEHAGLLQAAGHAYTQTLGAGQPRELYLRGERLSVYLQPIHADYFLLLALDARSNLGQARLYGREAARRLEQTL, from the coding sequence ATGCTTGCTCACCTCACCCAACTGGTCAAAGATGTGGACGGCGCGTGGGCGGCGGCCATCGGTGGGCTGGACGGCCTGCTGATCGAGGGCCACGCCACCACCGACACGGATCTCAACCTGCTGATTGCCGAACACGCCGGCCTGCTTCAGGCGGCCGGCCACGCCTACACCCAGACCCTGGGCGCCGGGCAGCCCCGTGAACTGTACCTGCGCGGCGAACGCCTGAGCGTGTACCTGCAACCCATCCATGCCGACTACTTTCTGCTGCTGGCTCTGGACGCCCGCAGCAACCTGGGTCAGGCCCGCCTGTATGGCCGTGAGGCCGCCCGCCGACTGGAGCAAACGCTGTGA